The Zygosaccharomyces rouxii strain CBS732 chromosome G complete sequence genome contains a region encoding:
- the NPA3 gene encoding GTPase NPA3 (highly similar to uniprot|P47122 Saccharomyces cerevisiae YJR072C NPA3 Cytoplasmic protein required for cell viability identified by association with pre-ribosomal particles): MPLKTVICIGMAGSGKTTFMQRLNSHMRSKQNPPYVINLDPAVLKVPYGANIDIRDSIKYKKVMENYGLGPNGAIVTSLNLFSTKIDQVIKLVENKRDKIEHCIVDTPGQIECFVWSASGSIITESFASTFPTVIAYIIDTPRNSSPTTFMSNMLYACSILYKTKLPMILVFNKTDVCSADFAKEWMTDFEAFQRALRDDQEVNGNSGLGSGYMGSLINSMSLMLEEFYSQLDMVSVSSFTGQGFDDFLNVVDNGKINEYDQYYKVERERVLKLKEEKEKQRKDKSLEGLMNDLGINDKKKSKDEDDSADVVSDLEEGENDGLVVPDEFEDTEREYTFAPSDRTQGEVNAQSAPDLQKAYEEAANRVGKSASSETAENIARYLRQ, translated from the coding sequence ATGCCACTCAAGACAGTTATTTGTATTGGTATGGCCGGGTCTGGTAAGACCACTTTCATGCAAAGGTTAAACTCGCATATGAGAAGTAAGCAAAATCCACCATATGTAATAAATCTAGATCCTGCTGTCCTCAAAGTTCCTTATGGTGCTAATATTGACATCAGAGATTCAATCAAGTACAAAAAAGTTATGGAGAATTATGGGCTAGGTCCTAATGGTGCCATCGTGACAAGTTTAAACCTTTTCAGTACCAAGATTGATCAAGTGATAAAACTAGTGGAAAACAAACGTGATAAAATAGAACATTGTATTGTAGATACCCCTGGCCAAATCGAATGTTTTGTATGGAGTGCTTCAGGTTCTATTATCACCGAGTCGTTTGCATCTACTTTCCCAACCGTTATCGCCTACATCATAGATACTCCAAGAAACtcttcaccaacaactTTTATGAGTAATATGCTTTATGCATGTTCCATTCTTTACAAGACAAAGCTACCTATGATTTTAGTTTTCAACAAGACGGATGTTTGCAGTGCTGATTTCGCTAAGGAATGGATGACAGACTTCGAAGCATTCCAAAGGGCTCTAAGGGATGACCAAGAGGTAAACGGCAATTCTGGACTTGGATCTGGTTATATGGgatctttgatcaattcaatgTCGTTAATGTTGGAAGAATTCTACTCACAATTAGATATGGTTAGTGTGTCAAGTTTCACAGGCCAAGGttttgatgattttttgAACGTGGTTGATAATGGTAAGATTAATGAGTATGATCAATATTACAAAgttgaaagagaaagagtATTAAAACTTAAAgaggagaaagaaaaacagAGAAAGGATAAGTCCCTTGAAGGCTTAATGAACGATTTAGGAATTAAcgataaaaagaaatcgaaggatgaagacgatAGTGCAGATGTAGTAAGTGATTTGGAGGAAGGTGAAAACGATGGCTTGGTGGTTcctgatgaatttgaagacaCCGAAAGAGAATACACTTTTGCCCCTAGTGACAGAACCCAAGGTGAGGTCAATGCTCAATCTGCGCCAGATTTACAGAAGGCTTACGAAGAAGCCGCCAATAGGGTTGGTAAAAGTGCTAGCAGTGAGACTGCAGAAAATATTGCCAGATATTTAAGACAGTAG
- the EMC3 gene encoding ER membrane complex subunit EMC3 (similar to uniprot|P36039 Saccharomyces cerevisiae YKL207W Hypothetical ORF) has product MALSVWSVWSLITAGSAGAVAELTLDPKLKYWVLLPISIVMVLTGILRQYIMDLIAPNTKGVPRVKLTESQWIYKAQALLANGSNLSAEAFQLRKEHLIEVLAGGKYLVKLNTDGQAPSPLSDPNLSENMFSMAKGNLANFIPQTIIMWWVNHFFAGFVLMKLPFPLTPRFKEMLQSGVMTADLDVRWVSSISWYFISVLGLNPVYNLLLSDTESIDINAAQQPPTMGGPGEPQPEAVMKGLANDLTIAENESCFDDIEQRVLEKYS; this is encoded by the coding sequence ATGGCTCTTTCCGTGTGGTCTGTATGGTCATTGATCACCGCTGGCTCTGCTGGAGCAGTGGCAGAATTGACGTTAGATCctaaattaaaatattgGGTTCTCTTACCCATTTCCATCGTTATGGTTTTAACTGGTATACTACGTCAATATATTATGGATCTCATTGCACCTAATACCAAAGGTGTTCCTCGTGTCAAATTGACAGAGAGTCAGTGGATTTACAAAGCACAAGCTCTTTTAGCAAATGGATCTAATCTATCTGCTGAGGCAttccaattgagaaaaGAACATTTGATAGAGGTACTAGCAGGTGGTAAATATTTGGTTAAGTTAAACACGGATGGTCAAGCTCCAAGTCCTCTTAGCGATCCAAATTTATCCGAAAACATGTTCAGTATGGCAAAAGGTAATTTAGCCAATTTTATTCCTCAAACCATTATAATGTGGTGGGTCAATCATTTCTTTGCAGGATTCGTGTTGATGAAGTTACCTTTCCCACTAACTCCTCGTTTCAAAGAAATGCTTCAAAGTGGTGTTATGACAGCAGATTTAGACGTTCGTTGGGTTAGTAGTATATCTTGGTATTTCATCTCGGTTCTTGGGTTAAACCCAGTTTACAATTTGTTACTATCAGATACTGAAAGTATCGATATTAATGCTGCACAACAGCCTCCCACGATGGGTGGACCTGGTGAGCCTCAACCAGAAGCTGTGATGAAAGGTTTAGCTAACGATTTAACCATTGCAGAAAACGAAAGCTGCTTTGATGACATTGAGCAAAGAGTCCTGGAGAAATATTCTTAG
- the STE6 gene encoding ATP-binding cassette a-factor transporter STE6 (similar to uniprot|P12866 Saccharomyces cerevisiae YKL209C STE6 ATP-binding cassette (ABC) transporter required for the export of a-factor catalyzes ATP hydrolysis coupled to a-factor transport contains 12 transmembrane domains and two ATP binding domains expressed only in MATa cells), protein MGFHNNIYSYLQGKKDVILLGFVSASTIASGLVPAALSILTGRVFNLLNEYTQWSDPIHELRLRSMVILALGAGSIVIIWICISSWMLLGERQNFRVRTQLIDSYLQKPMKWYDDNDTLTGDLTQTNRCVEELRSSSAEASALTWKNLVTILALTVTSFYYSWSLTLVTMCGAPVIVLCAIFFSRLIHIYSEKENSHTAISSQLLSWSMEAAQLVRLSCMQLVEVQNFQLAVKKCSKNFMKMCLYASANTAILKFLTLTIFVQAFWFGSTMIRKHKLRIEDVITCFQSCVLLGATINGTLHQIVILQKGKVGVINVNEFLKKDEYLKEDFKNNRRFYLDGGISEKIELRNVQFNYPSRPTVPALKNVSLTLPVGKITYVVGKSGSGKSSLGNLLLKLYDDYNGSISIDGIDIKGIDQKSILKNITLVEQRCTLFNDTLRNNILFGSKETDELVRDESLKAACRISLLDNFIYDLPEGLDTLIGTGGITPSGGQQQRIAIARAYMRDTPILVLDEAVSALDIIHRGLLMNAIRNWRSEKTTIILTHDLSEIGPDDMIYLLEDGEVVEQGQQRNLLLNQQGRFFNMVSLGAGTDLADSSSLITTIEIPGRFKTSTYEDSLIEYELNTPRIDEDSGSLMEICSIPLDDFSHRQKDRSKAPRVTIQEKLNEKDLSSDEKGSEKDRSQDLMSILEIMKRMYSSSSRKGVLYLGIVCSLYAGISNPIFSYTFSYLLNGIVPDGNSDRGSSGYLLKWAFIVMGIAAADSGLTLLKEFILGYHSEIYIRTLRDDAMRKITYNRIEWLTQDNNKPSELSALLMNDLRDLRTSTSNFISFVSSFVIVSSVGLIWAIVTGWKLSLVCISMFPLLVIFSMIYGILLKKYETEYKNTIAKLENVQYEVVTGMKTIRCLQIEDHFKAKFNVLKQTAKLMGQRRAIVTGFGVAVSNGLTMSIQGILYYYAIKLVIHGEYTTKKMFETFTLLLFTIMTCNNLVNQIPDIRRGQRAASKIYRILEGIDESECFETEGHRIVPIVENPTGPIIRFNDLSFAYPTAPTVKILKHLSMEIYSGDRIAIVGESGCGKSTLVNIITRLYECPSNSLFVDNTDVNDWALPKLREQIAVVEQKPTLFKGTIRENLVYGSPLGTADVDVFNMLKYVGIYDFFATLPEGLETKIDSGLLSGGQNQRLCIARALLQRPKILILDECTSALDTMSSHIINEIIREGPPTMLTISITHDEQMVRACNKVAVLDQGHIVEMGNREDLLRQKGQLWKLVTRIGD, encoded by the coding sequence ATGGGTTTCCATAACAATATCTATTCCTATTTACAAGGTAAGAAAGATGTGATATTACTAGGTTTTGTATCGGCTTCGACCATCGCATCTGGTCTAGTTCCTGCTGCTCTTTCCATACTTACGGGTAGGGTTTTCAACCTTTTAAACGAATACACCCAGTGGTCAGATCCCATACATGAGTTGAGACTTAGATCGATGGTGATACTGGCATTAGGAGCTGGTagtattgttattatttggatttgcaTATCATCATGGATGCTTCTGGGTGAGAGGCAAAATTTTCGAGTTAGGACTCAACTAATCGATTCTTACTTACAGAAACCTATGAAATGGTACGATGACAACGATACATTGACCGGAGATTTAACCCAAACAAACAGGTGTGTTGAAGAGTTGAGATCGAGTTCTGCTGAGGCTTCTGCCTTGACCTGGAAAAACTTAGTCACGATTTTAGCGCTTACCGTTACATCATTCTACTACTCGTGGTCCTTGACACTGGTAACCATGTGTGGTGCCCCTGTTATTGTCTTATGTGCTATATTCTTCTCTCGACTGATCCATATCTACTCAGAAAAGGAGAATTCACATACCGCAATTTCTTCACAACTTCTTTCGTGGTCCATGGAGGCAGCTCAGTTGGTTAGACTGAGCTGTATGCAACTTGTGGAGGTACAAAATTTCCAGTTAGCAGTAAAGAAGTGCAGTAAGAATTTTATGAAAATGTGCCTTTATGCTTCCGCTAACACGGCTATTCTCAAATTTCTAACTCTGACAATATTCGTTCAGGCATTTTGGTTTGGCTCTACTATGATCAGAAAACACAAATTGAGAATCGAGGACGTTATTACATGTTTCCAGTCTTGTGTCTTATTAGGTGCTACAATAAATGGGACTTTACACCAGATAGTTATCTTACAAAAGGGTAAAGTGGGAGTCATCAATGTCAAtgaatttctcaaaaagGACGAATATCTTAAGGAAGATTTTAAGAATAACCGTCGATTTTATTTGGATGGTGGAATtagtgaaaagattgaacTCCGCAACGTTCAGTTCAATTATCCAAGTAGACCAACTGTGCCagctttgaaaaatgtcTCATTAACACTACCAGTGGGTAAAATAACTTATGTTGTCGGTAAATCAGGCTCAGGTAAGTCTTCGTTGGGTAATTTGCTGTTGAAATTATATGACGATTATAATGGTAGCATCAGCATTGATGGTATCGATATCAAGggaattgatcaaaaatcaattctgaAAAACATTACTCTAGTCGAACAACGTTGtactcttttcaatgatacTCTGCGAaataatattcttttcgGTAGTAAAGAGACAGACGAATTGGTTAGAGATGAAAGTCTCAAAGCTGCCTGTAGAATTTCCCTGCTAGATAATTTCATTTACGATTTACCCGAGGGATTAGACACATTAATTGGTACTGGAGGTATAACGCCAAGCGGTGGCCAACAACAGAGAATAGCCATTGCCCGTGCCTATATGAGAGATACTCCCATACTTGTGCTTGATGAAGCGGTCTCTGCATTAGATATCATCCATCGAGGCTTACTCATGAATGCGATTAGAAATTGGAGGTCTGAAAAGACTACTATTATTTTAACTCATGATCTGAGTGAAATTGGACCTGATGATATGATCTACCTTCTGGAGGATGGTGAGGTTGTTGAACAGGGTCAACAAAGGAACTTATTGTTGAATCAACAAGGTAGGTTTTTCAATATGGTAAGCCTAGGTGCTGGCACCGATTTGGCTGATTCCTCCTCATTGATTACTACTATTGAGATACCAGGACGTTTCAAAACGTCCACTTATGAAGATAGTCTGATTGAATACGAATTAAATACCCCTAGGATTGATGAGGATTCAGGCAGCTTAATGGAAATATGCAGTATACCATTAGATGATTTTTCCCATAGACAAAAGGACAGATCAAAGGCTCCAAGAGTTACTATacaggaaaaattgaacgAAAAAGATCTTAGTAGTGATGAAAAAGGATCCGAAAAGGACAGAAGTCAAGATCTGATGTCAATTTTAGAGATTATGAAGCGAATGTACAGTAGTAGCTCGAGGAAAGGTGTTTTGTACTTAGGAATTGTCTGCTCCCTATATGCAGGTATTTCCAATCCGATTTTTTCTTACACATTTAGTTACCTGTTAAATGGTATAGTTCCTGATGGCAATTCAGATAGAGGATCGTCCGGTTATTTGTTGAAATGGGCTTTCATTGTGATGGGGATTGCCGCCGCAGATTCTGGATTAACATTACTGAAAGAATTTATATTAGGTTACCACAGTGAAATTTACATTAGAACGCTACGGGATGATGCTATGCGTAAAATCACTTATAATCGGATAGAATGGCTCACTCAAGATAACAATAAGCCATCTGAACTTTCTGCCTTGCTCATGAATGATTTGAGAGATTTGAGGACCTCAACatctaatttcatcagtttCGTTTCTTCATTCGTGATTGTGTCGTCAGTGGGATTAATATGGGCTATTGTCACGGGTTGGAAGTTAAGTTTAGTTTGCATTTCTATGTTCCCATTGTTAGTTATCTTCTCAATGATTTATGGGATACTGTTAAAGAAATATGAAACAGAATATAAGAACACCATAgctaaattggaaaacgtTCAGTACGAAGTGGTAACTGGTATGAAGACTATTAGATGCCTACAGATAGAAGATCACTTCAAGGCGAAATTTAATGTATTGAAACAGACGGCTAAACTAATGGGCCAAAGGCGTGCGATTGTAACTGGCTTTGGTGTAGCGGTTAGTAATGGGTTAACGATGTCTATCCAGGGAATCTTATACTACTACGCAATTAAATTGGTGATCCATGGTGAATACacaacaaagaaaatgttCGAAACTTTTACTCTGTTGCTTTTTACCATTATGACTTGCAACAATTTAGTGAATCAAATTCCAGATATCAGAAGAGGTCAAAGGGCGGCTAGTAAAATTTATCGTATTTTAGAGGGAATAGATGAAAGCGAATGTTTCGAAACAGAGGGGCATAGGATAGTTCCAATCGTTGAAAATCCAACTGGACCCATTATCCGTTTCAATGATCTTTCCTTTGCGTATCCAACTGCTCCAACAGTTAAAATCTTAAAGCATTTAAGTATGGAGATATACAGTGGAGACAGAATTGCAATTGTCGGTGAATCCGGTTGTGGGAAATCCACTTTAGTCAATATAATTACTAGACTGTATGAGTGTCCGTCCAATTCGCTATTTGTTGATAATACAGATGTCAATGATTGGGCCTTACCCAAGCTAAGGGAACAAATAGCAGTTGTAGAACAGAAACCAACTCTATTTAAGGGTACAATAAGGGAAAATTTAGTTTATGGATCACCATTAGGTACTGCTGATGTGGACGTCTTCAATATGTTGAAGTACGTGGGTATTTATGATTTTTTTGCAACACTACCAGAAGGTCTGGAgacaaaaattgattcagGATTACTCTCAGGTGgtcaaaatcaaagattgtGTATTGCTAGAGCGCTACTTCAGAGGCCCAAGATTTTGATTCTTGATGAATGCACTTCGGCATTAGACACAATGAGCTCACACATTATTAATGAAATCATTAGAGAGGGGCCGCCAACCATGTTAACAATATCAATTACCCATGATGAGCAAATGGTTAGAGCTTGTAATAAAGTGGCGGTATTGGATCAGGGCCATATAGTTGAGATGGGCAATCGAGAAGACCTCTTAAGGCAAAAGGGTCAACTTTGGAAATTGGTTACTAGAATTGGTGACTGA
- the CBT1 gene encoding Cbt1p (weakly similar to uniprot|P36038 Saccharomyces cerevisiae YKL208W CBT1 Subunit of complex involved in processing of the 3' end of cytochrome b pre-mRNA involved in RNA splicing) — MCRNYQLLKALDAPRFVYRYSRTRSTVPRLQNKLECRVLAQRYSKYLSEYNTFALFQWHSPKDLKFDKDYFWKEFAHDVSSSNQNAIFLEDKVHNEAMNNSLKSSIISPSDDTEYRCTFQTVSEPHPIEYMLRLTGKPNTKLQLHTLGLRTEGNIIASYIQSLLEESENMYKDLSYEKLLSIAKRSRSDRDKPIKELLNNLAENGITNSRIMGTEQWLVLSKA; from the coding sequence ATGTGTCGAAATTACCAGTTACTAAAAGCTCTAGATGCACCTCGATTTGTGTACAGATACTCAAGAACTAGGAGCACAGTCCCCAGATTACAAAATAAACTAGAATGTAGGGTTTTAGCACAGAGATACTCCAAATATCTATCGGAATACAATACATTTGCCCTATTCCAATGGCATTCTCCAAAGGActtaaaatttgataagGACTACTTTTGGAAGGAATTTGCACATGAtgtatcttcttcaaatcaaaATGCCATTTTTCTCGAAGATAAAGTCCATAACGAAGCTATGAACAATTCTCTGAAATCTTCCATAATATCACCAAGTGACGATACTGAATATCGTTGTACATTCCAAACTGTCTCTGAGCCCCATCCAATCGAATATATGCTTCGATTGACGGGGAAACCCAATACAAAACTACAACTACATACTCTCGGATTAAGAACAGAGGGCAACATTATTGCATCTTACATTCAATCTCTACTGGAAGAGTCAGAGAACATGTACAAGGATCTTTCATACGAGAAATTATTGTCAATTGCCAAAAGATCAAGGTCTGATAGGGACAAACCTATTAAAGAATTGCTAAACAATTTAGCAGAGAATGGAATTACGAATTCAAGAATAATGGGGACGGAACAATGGCTAGTACTTTCCAAGGCATAG
- the OPI3 gene encoding bifunctional phosphatidyl-N-methylethanolamine N-methyltransferase/phosphatidyl-N-dimethylethanolamine N-methyltransferase (similar to uniprot|P05375 Saccharomyces cerevisiae YJR073C OPI3 Phospholipid methyltransferase (methylene-fatty-acyl-phospholipid synthase) catalyzes the last two steps in phosphatidylcholine biosynthesis) codes for MGLEEKFQDLQSIYMELLNDVDFDKPSFRITMYFIIFNPVFWNIVARLEYHTHFLSRFTGSARSGCYTLAGSIFLLGLGRDVYFRRALNDQPKSALLDDDRIAVAGRFLAIIGQVLVATSMWKLRITGTYLGDYFGILMDEIVTDFPFNVSSNPMYQGSTLTFIGYTLMEGKAAGLLLSFMVYSMYYFALKFEEPFTAMIYAKRDEERANRKKKVT; via the coding sequence ATGGGTTTAGAAGAAAAGTTTCAGGATCTTCAGTCGATTTACATGGAATTGCTCAATGATGTCGATTTTGATAAGCCGTCATTTAGAATTACAATgtacttcatcatcttcaatcCAGTTTTTTGGAATATTGTAGCTAGATTGGAGTACCATACCCACTTCCTGTCAAGATTTACCGGTAGTGCTAGAAGTGGTTGCTACACTTTGGCTGGTAGCATTTTCTTGCTGGGTCTTGGTCGTGATGTGTACTTCAGGAGAGCATTGAACGATCAACCGAAATCAGCATTGTTAGATGATGATAGGATTGCCGTCGCTGGTCGCTTCCTTGCTATAATTGGTCAAGTTCTAGTTGCTACTTCAATGTGGAAACTACGTATCACTGGTACTTATCTTGGTGATTATTTTGGTATTCTTATGGATGAAATCGTTACCGATTTCCCCTTCAATGTCTCAAGCAATCCAATGTACCAAGGTAGTACTTTAACCTTTATCGGTTACACACTGATGGAGGGTAAAGCTGCTGGTTTACTACTTTCATTCATGGTTTATTCCATGTACTACTTTGCATTGAAGTTCGAAGAACCATTTACCGCCATGATCTATGCGAAAAGAGATGAAGAGAGAGCAAACCGTAAGAAGAAAGTTACGTAG
- the UBA1 gene encoding E1 ubiquitin-activating protein UBA1 (highly similar to uniprot|P22515 Saccharomyces cerevisiae YKL210W UBA1 Ubiquitin activating enzyme involved in ubiquitin-mediated protein degradation and essential for viability), producing MSAGEIDESLYSRQLYVLGKEAMLKMQHSNVLIIGLKGLGAEIAKNVALAGVKSLSLYDPQPVTIQDLSTQFFLTESDIGKQRATVSREKLAELNSYVPIKVVDSLIDEKSLLEFEVVVATETVSLQEKVNLNNLCHAAGIGFISTETRGLFGNVFVDLGDEFTVLDPTGEEPRSGIVSDIEPDGTVTMLDENRHGLEDGNYVKFSEVEGLEKLNDGSLFKVEVLGPFAFRIGPVSQYGKYIKGGIFTEVKQPQKLSFKTLQQSFAEPEYLFSDFAKMERTPQLHLAFQALQQFASTHGGELPRPLNASDAAEVVKHAQQIAAHEPNVLGGAPVDEKVIAELSYQARGDLPGIVAFFGGLVAQEVLKACSGKFSPLKQYMYFDALEALPEQKQFVRTEETTKPINSRYDNQIAVFGLEFQRKIANLSVFLVGSGAIGCEMLKNWALLGLGTGSEGGIVVTDNDSIERSNLNRQFLFRPKDVGRNKSEVAAQAVAAMNPDLTGKIDAKIDKVGPETESIYNDQFWESLDLVTNALDNVDARTYVDRRCVFYRKPLLESGTLGTKGNTQVVVPLLTESYSSSRDPPEKSIPLCTLRSFPNKIDHTIAWAKSLFQGYFSDAPENVNMYLTQPNFVEQTLKQSGDVKSILETISDSLNHKPIKFDDCIAWARLEFQKKFNHDIQQLLYNFPKDAKTSNGAPFWSGPKRAPTPLKFDINNPDHLHFIVAAANLRAFNYGLTGDSGAPNLEHYKQVLSKINVPEFSPRSDVKIQVNDDDPDPNSDRGENDLSVLAGSLPEPSQMAGYKLDPVEFEKDDDTNHHIEFITACSNCRAENYFIEPVDRQKTKFIAGRIIPAIATTTGLVTGLVNIELYKIADAKTDVEKYKNGFSNLALPFFGFSEPIHSPKGEYNGKSYDRIWDRFDINGDIKLNDLIKHFQEKESLDITMLSYGVSLLYASFFPPKKLKERLNLTITELVKFITKSEVPPHVRTMILEICADDKDGEDVEVPYITIHL from the coding sequence ATGAGTGCTGGAGAGATTGATGAAAGTTTGTACTCCAGACAGCTCTATGTTCTGGGCAAAGAAGCTATGCTTAAGATGCAACACTCCAATGTTTTGATCATTGGTCTCAAGGGGTTGGGTGCCGAAATCGCCAAAAATGTTGCACTAGCAGGTGTCAAATCTCTATCTTTATATGATCCACAGCCCGTTACTATCCAAGATTTGTCTACACAGTTCTTTTTAACTGAATCTGATATTGGTAAGCAGAGAGCAACAGTTTCGAGAGAGAAATTAGCAGAATTAAACTCTTACGTTCCTATCAAAGTAGTGGACTCATTAATAGACGAAAAGTCGTTGCTAGAATTCGAAGTCGTTGTTGCAACAGAAACCGTTTCCCTACAGGAGAAGGTTAACTTGAACAATTTATGCCATGCAGCCGGAATCGGATTCATTTCCACAGAAACTAGAGGTCTTTTTGGTAATGTTTTTGTAGATTTAGGTGATGAATTTACCGTTTTAGATCCAACTGGGGAAGAACCAAGGTCAGGTATCGTTTCTGACATTGAACCTGATGGGACTGTAACCATGTTAGATGAAAATAGACACGGTTTAGAAGATGGTAATTATGTTAAGTTCTCAGAAGTGGAAggtttggaaaaattgaacgATGGTTCTTTGTTCAAGGTGGAAGTGCTAGGTCCCTTTGCCTTTAGAATCGGCCCAGTTTCGCAATACGGTAAATACATCAAAGGTGGTATCTTTACAGAAGTTAAGCAGCCTCAAAAATTGTCTTTTAAGACGTTACAGCAATCATTTGCAGAACCAGAGTATTTATTCTCCGATTTTGCTAAGATGGAAAGAACTCCTCAATTACATTTAGCATTCCAAGCGTTACAACAGTTTGCCTCTACTCATGGAGGTGAACTCCCAAGACCTTTGAATGCTTCTGATGCCGCCGAAGTTGTAAAACATGCCCAACAAATAGCGGCTCACGAACCAAACGTTTTGGGTGGTGCTCCAGTGGATGAAAAAGTGATCGCGGAGCTTTCATATCAGGCAAGGGGTGACTTACCAGGCATAGTTGccttctttggtggtcTCGTAGCTCAGGAAGTTTTGAAGGCATGTTCTGGTAAATTCTCACCTTTAAAGCAATACATGTATTTTGACGCCCTAGAGGCTCTACCGGAACAAAAACAATTTGTAAGAACAGAAGAAACTACTAAACCAATCAATTCTCGTTACGATAATCAAATTGCAGTTTTCGGGTTAGAATTCCAAAGGAAAATTGCTAACCTATCAGTTTTCCTAGTTGGTTCAGGTGCCATTGGTTGTGAAATGCTAAAGAATTGGGCACTGTTAGGTCTAGGTACCGGTTCCGAAGGTGGTATTGTCGTTACTGATAACGATTCTATCGAAAGATCTAATTTGAATAgacaattcttgttcagaCCAAAGGATGTCGGCAGAAACAAATCTGAAGTTGCTGCTCAAGCAGTTGCCGCTATGAACCCGGATTTAACTGGTAAAATCGATGCAAAGATCGATAAAGTTGGCCCGGAGACGGAAAGCATCTACAACGACCAATTCTGGGAAAGTTTGGATCTTGTCACCAACGCTCTAGACAACGTCGATGCTCGTACCTACGTGGACCGTCGTTGCGTCTTCTACAGAAAACCTCTGCTAGAATCTGGTACTTTGGGTACTAAGGGTAACACCCAAGTGGTCGTACCACTGTTGACAGAATCctattcttcttcaagagATCCACCTGAAAAGTCTATCCCACTCTGTACCCTACGTTCTTTCCCTAACAAGATTGATCATACGATTGCATGGGCTAAATCTCTTTTCCAAGGATATTTTTCAGATGCCCCTGAAAACGTTAACATGTATTTGACTCAACCTAACTTTGTGGAACAAACTCTAAAGCAAAGTGGTGATGTGAAATCTATCTTGGAAACTATCAGcgattctttgaaccatAAACCAATTAAATTCGATGATTGTATCGCTTGGGCTCGTTTGGAATTCCAGAAGAAATTTAACCACGATATTCAACAATTGTTGTACAATTTCCCCAAGGATGCTAAGACCTCTAACGGCGCACCTTTCTGGTCAGGTCCAAAGCGTGCTCCAACgcctttgaaatttgaCATTAACAATCCAGATCACCTTCATTTCATCGTAGCGGCTGCTAACTTGCGTGCATTTAACTACGGCTTGACAGGTGATTCGGGTGCACCAAATTTGGAACACTACAAACAAGTGTTGAGTAAAATTAATGTTCCTGAATTCTCTCCAAGATCTGATGTCAAGATTCAAGTCAATGACGATGATCCAGATCCAAATTCTGACCGCGGTGAGAATGACTTGTCAGTATTAGCTGGTAGCCTACCGGAACCATCTCAAATGGCAGGTTACAAGCTAGACCCAGTAGAATTCGAGAAGGATGATGATACTAACCATCATATTGAATTCATCACCGCATGCTCCAACTGTAGAGCTGAAAACTACTTCATCGAACCAGTGGATCGTCAAAAAACCAAGTTTATCGCAGGTCGTATCATTCCAGCTATTGCCACTACCACCGGTCTCGTCACTGGTTTGGTTAACATCGAACTGTACAAGATTGCTGATGCAAAGACTGATGTTGAAAAGTACAAGAATGGTTTCAGCAACTTGGCATTAccattctttggattttctgAACCTATTCACTCTCCAAAGGGCGAATACAATGGTAAATCTTACGACAGAATCTGGGATAGGTTTGACATCAACGGTGATATCAAGTTGAACGATTTGATTAAGCATTTCCAGGAAAAGGAATCTTTAGATATCACAATGTTGTCTTACGGTGTCTCTCTTTTGTATGCATCTTTTTTCccaccaaagaaattaaaggaAAGGTTGAACTTAACGATCACTGAATTAGTGAAGTTTATCACCAAATCCGAGGTTCCTCCACACGTTCGTACAATGATTTTGGAAATCTGTGCAGATGAtaaagatggtgaagatgtCGAAGTTCCTTACATAACAATTCACTTGTGA